The following is a genomic window from Brucella pseudogrignonensis.
ATTGGGAAAGCAACCATGCGCCAATATTGAAGATTGGTCGCGCCGAGAATCGAGGAAGCCTCGCGCCATTCTTTTTTAAGGCCATCGAGAGCAGGGGTCAGAATGAGCACCATCAGCGGGATCTGGAAGAACAGATAGGTGATGGTCAGGCCGAAGAAGCTCAACAGGTTAAAGCCGGTTGAGTAGAGATTGAAACCAAACCACTCTCGCAACAGGATTGTTACAAAGCCAGTCCGGCCAAGGGTCGCGAGAAACGCGAAGGCCAGCGGAACGCCAGCGAAATTCGATGCAACGCCAGAAAAAGTCAGAACTGTCGGGCGCAGCCAGCGTGGCAGATTGCCAAGCACCACGGCCCAGGCCAGAAAGAAGCCGATCAATGCGCCACCGAGCGCCGATGCGAGGCTCACTTTGATCGAAATCCAGTAGGCGCTCAGAATTTGCGGCTGGAAAAGATCCTGAACGTTTTTCAGGGTGAAATTGCCGTCTGGATCCTGAAATGCACCGACGATGAGATACATCGTGGGCCAGAGAAGGAACAGAATGGCAAAGAGGAAGAACGGAGCAACGCCAAGCCACGACAGCGGCAATTGACGCTTTCGCACCCGTTGGAATGGTGCGTCTGTATCGGCTGTTGAACTCATATGTTCTTTCTTAAAAGCTGAATCCCAAAAAGACCACCCGCTTTCCGGATTAATCGCGTGAAAGCAAAGACTGTGACGACCATTGCTGGTCGTCACAGATCATGAACAGGGTCGATTAAGTGCGCTTACTGGACGTTTGCGCCAACAACGCTGTCCCAGTTCTTGGTGATTTCTTCCTGAGCGGTTTCAATCTGTTCAAGAGTTGGGAAGATAGCCTTTTCATAGGCTTCTGCTGGCGGCAGCTTGTCGAGCAGTTCCTGCGGGATTTTGCCAGCCTTAGCCATTGCGTTGAAGCGGATTGGGTGGCAGTAACCCTTCAGATAGCCGAGCTGACCATCATCCGAATAAATATGTTCCATCCACAGCTTTGCAGCGTTTGGATGCGGTGCATAAGCGCTGATTGCCTGAACATAAACGCCTGCAACAACGCCGGTTTTCGGAATCACGGTTTCGATTTCCGGATTGCCCTTAAGCGTGTCACGGTCTGCGAGTGAGTTGTAATCCCAGCGAATGACGATTGGGGTCGAGCCCTGAGCCAGCGACGCAGCCTTGCCGATCACCGGAACGAAGTTGCCAGCCGCATTGAGTTCCTTGAAGAATTCAAGACCCTTCTTGCCAGCTTCTGCACCGGGTTCTGCACCGCGTGCGATACCAGCAGCGTGAACGCCGAGGATGGCCTGTGCGGAAACGCGTGGGTCACCAGCGAGAGCAACCGAGTTTGCATAATCGCTCTTGAGCAGGTCTTCCCAATCCTGTGGGATGTCCTTGACGATGTCTTTGTTTACTTCGAAACCAAGAACGCCGTAATAGTCGCCATACCAGTAACCTTCAGGGTCTTTGGCGCTGTCTGGAATTTCGTCCCAGGTTGCAACCTTGTAAGGCTGGATCAGGCCGTCTTTCTTGGCAGTCGTGCCGAAAGCGAAGCCAACGTCGATGACGTCAGGAGCCTGTGGGCCCTTGTTATCTTTGTTTGCCTTGATGGCCTCGATTTCGTCGCCCGAACCAGCATCAGGGTTCAGTTCGTTAACCTTGAGACCATACTTGTCTTTGAAGCTCTTGATGATATCGCCATAGCCGCACCAGTCGTGTGGCAGAGCGATTGTGGTCAGTTCGCCTTCAGCTTTCGCGGCGGCGATGAGTTCGGCTGATGGTTCAGCGGCAGCGATCGAAACCCCACCGACAGCGATTGCCGTCGAAAGCGACAGCAGACGCGCAGTAAATGCAAGCATGTTAAACTCCCCTGTTAAGTCGGACGAACGCTCCCGGTCGATTCCAGTGTTCGCGCACTCCCGATAGCCGTCCTGGATGACGGTTGGATGACAGTTTGCGAATTGTCACAAATTATCAACGGTGGAAAGTGAAACACGTTTTCAGAGACTTAGCAATTGACCCTTACGGATGATCTGCATTTTTATGACAATAAATATGACAAAGGTTTCGTCATTGTCACAATTTGAAAAGACGCTTTTCCCAAAACGACAGGAGTTTGCCTGCGCGCGGCATGGTGCGTGCAGAGCAGCTTCAAACGAAAATCTATGAAACTTTACGAAGCGAAGCCGGTTTCGTATGAAAACGGCTTTTGGTGTGAGTTGAGGTCAGTGACCTCCACCGCCGCCCGCGCCTTGTTTCGGCTTTCTGAGCATGATTGCGCAAACCGCCAGCGAACAGAACATAACCGTCAGGATAAAGAACACGTCGATGAATGACATGAGAGTGGCTTGCTGGCGCACCATGCCTGACATTTTGGAGATTGCAATGGTTGGGCCATCAAGTCCGGCTGAATTATATTTTGCCGTAAGATTTGCCAGCATCTGTTCGGCTTCGGCATTGCCCCAGCGAACATGCTCCGCCAACCGTTCGTAATGCAAATCACTACGGCGCATCAGGATGGTGTTGATGACCGCCAAGCCGACCGCGCCACCAAGGTTACGCGTGAGATTGAAAAGGCCAGAGGCATTTTTCATCAGCGAAGGGGGCAGGGTTCCAAGCGCCAGATTGTTGATTGGAACCATACACAGCATCAGTGAGCAGCCGCGCAAAATCTGTGGGATCAGCAGTTCGTAAAAATCCCAATCCGCTGTCAGTCCAGTGACCATCCAGGTTCCTGCCGCGAAGCCTAAGAAACCGATCATCATCATCAGGCGCGGGTCCATCCGGTTTGACAGGAAACCGGCGAGGGGCGCGGTGAAGAACATGGCAAGGCCGCTGACAAACAGCGCTTCGCCGATCATCAGAGCGTCGTAGCCGCGGATCTGACTAAGATAGAGTGGATAGAGATAGGTGAGGCCATAAAGACCAACGCCCATCACGAAGGAGAACAACGACCCAAAGGCAAAGTTGACATTCTTGAAGGCGCGTAAATCAACGATGGGTTCTTCGCTGGTAAATGCGCGATAAAAGAAGACGATGCCGCCAATGGTCATAACGCCGGTCAAGATGAAGATTGCTTCATCCTGTAGCCAGTCGTTGCGTGGTCCTTCTTCGAGCACATATTCCATTGAACCAAGGAATGCGGCCATGCCAGCAAGGCCCCACCAGTCGAACTTGCTCAAAAGCGAGCTGTCGCCTTCGTCAAAATCGATGAGGTTCCATGCTGCGATTGTCACCAGAATGCCGGGGCCGACATTGACCAGAAACAGCCAGTGCCATGAAAAGGCATGACTGAGATAACCGCCGACGGTCGGTCCGATTGTGGGCGCAAGCGTTGCAACGAGGCCGATCATCGGCGACACGATGGACCGTTTGGACGGCGGAAAGATCGTAAAGGCGGCTGCAAACACGCTGGGGATCATGCCACCGCCGATAAAGCCCTGAATAGCACGATAGACGATCATCTGATCGATATTGGTCGCAGTCGCGCAGAGCATGGAGGCAAGCGTGAAGCCTGCGGCTGAAACCGTGAACAACACGCGCGTCGAGACAAGTCGGCCCAGAAAACCTGAAAGCGGAATCATGATGACTTCAGCAATCAGATAAGAGGTCTGCACCCATGATATTTCATCGGAACTGGCGCTGAGGCCCGCCTGGATCTCAGACAGCGATGCAGACACAATCTGAATATCCAGAATGGCCATGAACATGCCGAACACCATCGCAAGAAAGGCAATCGCCTTCTTGGGATCGATACGATCATCTGCGGGAGCCATCGGCCCCATCGTGGTGTCTGCAGCCATGAAGGCGCACTCCAAAAAGGAAAAAGAGGTGGTGCATTATCAAAAGCACCACGAAACTATTCTTTGAACGGGCGTTGACGGCTTAGTTTTCTGGTGCTGTTCGTGTGTCGACTTCGACAGTCACGCTCAGACCCGCACGGATTTTGCCGGAATCAAGCGCTTCCTGTGGAATTGTAATCCGAACTGGAACGCGCTGAACGATCTTGGTGAAGTTGCCGGTCGCGTTTTCAGGCGGCAACAGCGAGAAGACCGCGCCAGATGCGGGTGCTACCGATGCAACCTTGCCTTCAATATAGGGACCGTCAATGGCATCAACATAGATACGCGCTGTTTCGCCGGTTTTGATATGGCCGAGCTGCGTTTCCTTGAAGTTGGCATCGATATAGAGCGCATTCACAGGGACAAGCGCGGCAATTTTCTGACCGGCCGAAACAAGATCGCCTTTCTTGCCGGACAGATTGCCGACGACGCCATCAAAGGGTGCGCGCAATATGGTGAAGTTGAGATCGCGGGCAGCCTTATCGCGTGCAAGCTCAAGCGAGCGCATGGTGCTTTCCGCTTCCTTATACTGCGCATTCAGCACGTCAATATTGGCATTGGCCGA
Proteins encoded in this region:
- a CDS encoding ABC transporter permease subunit, with protein sequence MSSTADTDAPFQRVRKRQLPLSWLGVAPFFLFAILFLLWPTMYLIVGAFQDPDGNFTLKNVQDLFQPQILSAYWISIKVSLASALGGALIGFFLAWAVVLGNLPRWLRPTVLTFSGVASNFAGVPLAFAFLATLGRTGFVTILLREWFGFNLYSTGFNLLSFFGLTITYLFFQIPLMVLILTPALDGLKKEWREASSILGATNLQYWRMVAFPILWPSLLGTTLLLFANAFGAIATAYALTGSSLNIVPILLYAQIRGDVLHNQNLGYALALGMIVITGISNLIYIWLRMRAERWQR
- a CDS encoding DHA2 family efflux MFS transporter permease subunit; the protein is MAADTTMGPMAPADDRIDPKKAIAFLAMVFGMFMAILDIQIVSASLSEIQAGLSASSDEISWVQTSYLIAEVIMIPLSGFLGRLVSTRVLFTVSAAGFTLASMLCATATNIDQMIVYRAIQGFIGGGMIPSVFAAAFTIFPPSKRSIVSPMIGLVATLAPTIGPTVGGYLSHAFSWHWLFLVNVGPGILVTIAAWNLIDFDEGDSSLLSKFDWWGLAGMAAFLGSMEYVLEEGPRNDWLQDEAIFILTGVMTIGGIVFFYRAFTSEEPIVDLRAFKNVNFAFGSLFSFVMGVGLYGLTYLYPLYLSQIRGYDALMIGEALFVSGLAMFFTAPLAGFLSNRMDPRLMMMIGFLGFAAGTWMVTGLTADWDFYELLIPQILRGCSLMLCMVPINNLALGTLPPSLMKNASGLFNLTRNLGGAVGLAVINTILMRRSDLHYERLAEHVRWGNAEAEQMLANLTAKYNSAGLDGPTIAISKMSGMVRQQATLMSFIDVFFILTVMFCSLAVCAIMLRKPKQGAGGGGGH
- a CDS encoding ABC transporter substrate-binding protein, translating into MLAFTARLLSLSTAIAVGGVSIAAAEPSAELIAAAKAEGELTTIALPHDWCGYGDIIKSFKDKYGLKVNELNPDAGSGDEIEAIKANKDNKGPQAPDVIDVGFAFGTTAKKDGLIQPYKVATWDEIPDSAKDPEGYWYGDYYGVLGFEVNKDIVKDIPQDWEDLLKSDYANSVALAGDPRVSAQAILGVHAAGIARGAEPGAEAGKKGLEFFKELNAAGNFVPVIGKAASLAQGSTPIVIRWDYNSLADRDTLKGNPEIETVIPKTGVVAGVYVQAISAYAPHPNAAKLWMEHIYSDDGQLGYLKGYCHPIRFNAMAKAGKIPQELLDKLPPAEAYEKAIFPTLEQIETAQEEITKNWDSVVGANVQ